One genomic region from Chthonomonas calidirosea T49 encodes:
- a CDS encoding phosphoglycerate kinase: protein MNKKTIRDVDVNGKRVLTRVDFNVPQDETGAITDDTRIIAALPTIRYLKDAGAKVILVSHLGRPKGVTPKYTLAPVAQRLSELLGHKVPLLPDCVGPEIEAHVNAMQPGDVVLLENVRFHPEEEANDPEFAKQLAQLADLYVNDAFGTAHRAHASTAGVAQYLPAVAGFLMEKELDYLGDALANPKRPFVAILGGAKVKDKIGVIRSLLDKVDTLIIGGGMAYTFLKAKGLEVGRSLLDEQNLAFCQEVLEKAGSKLLLPVDVVVTNANPFETGEEACQTQVVDVEHIPSDWEGADIGPKTIEVFSNAVQGAGTVFWNGPMGIFEFAKFAEGTRAVAKALAESGATTIIGGGDSAAAVQQLGFADKMTHISTGGGASLEFLEGRPLPGVVALQDK, encoded by the coding sequence ATGAACAAGAAGACGATTCGTGATGTGGATGTAAATGGTAAGCGCGTCCTCACACGCGTTGATTTTAATGTGCCGCAAGATGAGACAGGCGCTATTACCGACGACACACGTATCATCGCAGCGCTGCCCACGATTCGTTATCTGAAAGATGCCGGTGCGAAAGTGATCCTGGTTTCCCACCTGGGCAGACCCAAAGGCGTTACCCCCAAATACACCCTCGCCCCGGTAGCTCAACGTCTCTCCGAGCTGCTGGGGCACAAGGTGCCCCTTCTACCGGATTGCGTCGGTCCGGAGATAGAAGCCCACGTCAACGCCATGCAACCCGGCGATGTGGTGCTGTTAGAAAACGTCCGCTTTCACCCAGAGGAAGAGGCCAACGACCCAGAATTTGCCAAGCAACTGGCGCAGTTGGCCGATCTCTACGTCAACGACGCCTTCGGCACCGCGCATCGCGCTCACGCCTCTACGGCAGGGGTGGCGCAGTACCTGCCGGCAGTGGCCGGTTTCCTGATGGAAAAAGAGCTGGACTATCTCGGCGACGCGCTCGCCAACCCCAAGCGTCCCTTTGTGGCCATTCTGGGTGGAGCGAAGGTGAAAGACAAGATCGGAGTCATCCGCTCCCTGCTCGACAAGGTGGATACCCTGATCATCGGAGGAGGAATGGCCTACACCTTCCTCAAGGCCAAAGGGCTGGAGGTGGGACGTTCGCTCCTCGATGAACAGAACCTCGCCTTCTGCCAAGAGGTTTTAGAGAAGGCCGGCTCGAAACTGCTTTTGCCGGTGGATGTGGTTGTAACCAACGCCAACCCTTTTGAAACCGGAGAGGAGGCCTGCCAAACGCAGGTTGTGGATGTCGAGCACATCCCTTCCGATTGGGAGGGGGCCGACATAGGCCCAAAAACCATCGAGGTCTTCTCAAACGCGGTACAGGGCGCCGGCACCGTTTTTTGGAACGGCCCCATGGGCATTTTTGAGTTCGCGAAGTTTGCCGAGGGAACACGCGCCGTGGCCAAAGCGCTCGCCGAGTCCGGTGCCACGACCATCATCGGCGGAGGTGACTCGGCAGCGGCCGTGCAACAGCTCGGCTTCGCCGACAAAATGACCCATATCTCCACCGGCGGAGGCGCCTCTCTCGAGTTCCTCGAAGGGCGCCCACTGCCCGGCGTGGTGGCGCTTCAGGATAAATAG
- the dtd gene encoding D-aminoacyl-tRNA deacylase, whose amino-acid sequence MRAVVQRVSQACVRVVEEGQGAREVASIGRGFLVLLGVHSADTEREARVLAEKIAGLRVMEDADGKMNLALADVGGSVLLISNFTLYGDCRKGRRPSFSAAAPPIQAERLYRLFGEALAAQNIPVAWGIFGAHMEVELVNDGPVTFVVEALNGDIV is encoded by the coding sequence ATGCGGGCTGTGGTTCAACGGGTCTCTCAGGCCTGTGTGCGTGTTGTAGAGGAGGGGCAGGGGGCGCGAGAGGTGGCGAGCATCGGGCGTGGCTTTCTCGTGCTTTTGGGCGTTCACAGCGCGGATACAGAGAGAGAGGCTCGAGTGTTGGCAGAGAAGATCGCTGGGCTGCGCGTTATGGAGGACGCCGACGGCAAGATGAACCTCGCTTTGGCCGATGTGGGGGGCAGTGTGCTGCTCATTTCCAATTTTACCCTCTACGGGGACTGCCGAAAGGGACGACGCCCCAGTTTTTCTGCAGCTGCCCCGCCCATACAGGCCGAGCGGCTTTATCGGCTTTTTGGAGAGGCTTTGGCCGCGCAAAATATCCCCGTTGCATGGGGGATATTCGGTGCCCACATGGAGGTGGAGCTGGTAAATGACGGGCCGGTGACTTTCGTGGTGGAAGCGCTGAATGGAGACATCGTTTAA
- a CDS encoding NAD(P)/FAD-dependent oxidoreductase, with amino-acid sequence MTAVSEPKIAPLEDAVERDLYDVTIIGGGPVGLFGAFYAGMRQMRTKIIDSLPELGGQLMALYPEKYVYDMPGFPKVLARDLALNMIEQGLRFNPTVCLSEMALKMEHAPDGTIVITTQKATHHTRTLIIATGAGAFSPKKLDAPGVAEFEGRGVFYFVRNKAQFAGKRILIVGGGDSALDWAMNLEPIAESITLIHRRDKFRCHEESLDWLMNRSQVTTYLWHELGRVEGNGCVERAVIFDNRTKEEKVLEVDAILLNIGFSADLGPIKEWGVRLEGNSIPVNRLMQAEDRNGNIMQGVYAAGDISTYEGKIKLIATGVGEICTAVCHAKTQIDPTAKLFPGHSSNLSL; translated from the coding sequence TTGACCGCAGTGAGTGAGCCTAAAATCGCACCGCTAGAGGACGCGGTAGAGAGAGACCTTTACGATGTGACGATCATCGGCGGCGGCCCCGTCGGGCTGTTTGGGGCTTTTTACGCGGGTATGCGCCAGATGCGCACCAAGATCATTGATAGCCTTCCGGAGTTGGGAGGGCAGCTCATGGCGCTCTATCCGGAAAAGTACGTCTACGACATGCCGGGCTTTCCGAAGGTGTTGGCGCGCGATTTGGCGCTGAACATGATCGAGCAGGGGCTACGCTTTAACCCCACCGTCTGCCTCTCAGAGATGGCGCTTAAGATGGAGCATGCGCCCGACGGCACCATCGTGATTACCACGCAGAAAGCCACCCACCACACGCGAACGCTTATCATTGCTACCGGCGCGGGCGCCTTCTCCCCCAAAAAGCTCGATGCACCTGGCGTCGCCGAGTTCGAGGGGCGCGGTGTGTTCTACTTTGTGCGTAACAAAGCGCAGTTTGCGGGCAAGCGCATTCTCATCGTCGGCGGGGGCGATTCGGCACTTGACTGGGCGATGAACTTAGAGCCTATCGCCGAGAGCATCACATTGATTCATCGGCGTGATAAGTTCCGCTGCCATGAGGAGAGCCTCGACTGGTTGATGAACCGCTCTCAGGTAACGACCTATCTCTGGCATGAGTTGGGGCGTGTGGAGGGGAACGGCTGTGTCGAGCGCGCCGTCATCTTCGACAACCGCACCAAGGAAGAGAAGGTGCTGGAAGTGGACGCGATTCTCCTCAACATAGGCTTCTCCGCCGATCTAGGGCCTATTAAGGAGTGGGGCGTGCGACTCGAAGGCAATAGCATACCCGTAAACCGGTTGATGCAGGCGGAAGACAGGAACGGCAACATCATGCAGGGCGTCTATGCGGCCGGAGATATCTCCACCTATGAGGGCAAGATCAAGCTCATCGCGACCGGCGTAGGGGAGATATGTACGGCCGTCTGCCATGCCAAAACGCAGATAGACCCCACCGCGAAGCTGTTCCCCGGCCATAGCAGCAACCTTTCGCTTTAG
- a CDS encoding sugar phosphate nucleotidyltransferase: protein MKGIIIAGGLGTRLRPLTYRRPKPLTPVANRPFLEYQVALLRQHGIEDIVFATNYMADQIEAHFGDGSRFGVRMRYAVEEVPLGTGGAIRNAAQFFPNETVVVFNGDVLTDFDLSKIIAFHQQRQAIATITLHEVPSPHPFGVLLLDEKGRVLEWREPSEEAKRAVTLDPDLTPSGKDLINAGFYILEPEFLARIELGKPCSIERDIFPRLLAEEAPIYGIAPGGFWLDVGRAEQLLMATQAILSGQVKTAVPGLAVGEGTTIAPSSWINGMTAIGRNCRIAGQTRLENCILMDNVTVGEHVRLSNVIVDEGTTLQEEVVLEGRAGGPTPVIASESVLGRGTRLHL, encoded by the coding sequence TTGAAAGGCATCATCATTGCAGGAGGACTTGGCACCCGCCTGCGCCCGTTAACCTATCGCCGCCCCAAACCGCTTACCCCGGTGGCGAACAGGCCCTTTCTAGAGTATCAAGTGGCGCTTCTGCGACAACACGGCATTGAAGACATTGTGTTCGCCACCAACTATATGGCCGACCAGATCGAGGCGCACTTTGGCGATGGTTCCCGTTTTGGAGTCCGCATGCGCTACGCGGTCGAAGAGGTTCCCTTGGGAACCGGCGGCGCCATCCGTAATGCCGCGCAGTTCTTTCCAAACGAGACGGTTGTGGTGTTTAACGGAGATGTGCTCACCGATTTCGACCTCAGTAAGATCATCGCGTTCCATCAGCAGCGACAGGCCATCGCAACCATCACCCTTCACGAGGTGCCCAGCCCCCACCCCTTTGGCGTGCTCCTTTTAGACGAGAAGGGCCGTGTGCTGGAGTGGCGCGAGCCCAGCGAGGAGGCCAAACGCGCTGTAACCCTCGACCCCGACCTAACCCCTTCCGGTAAAGACCTCATCAATGCCGGATTCTACATCCTCGAACCGGAGTTTTTAGCGCGAATCGAGTTGGGCAAGCCCTGCTCCATCGAACGCGATATCTTCCCACGTCTCCTCGCGGAGGAAGCCCCTATCTACGGGATCGCCCCTGGGGGGTTCTGGCTCGACGTAGGGCGAGCGGAACAGCTTCTTATGGCAACCCAAGCGATTCTTTCAGGCCAGGTAAAAACTGCCGTTCCCGGTCTCGCCGTGGGCGAAGGCACCACCATAGCGCCAAGCAGCTGGATCAACGGCATGACGGCCATCGGGCGAAATTGCCGTATCGCAGGCCAGACACGCCTGGAAAACTGCATCCTCATGGATAACGTGACCGTGGGCGAGCATGTGCGCCTTAGCAACGTTATTGTAGACGAGGGTACAACGCTTCAAGAAGAGGTGGTTCTAGAAGGGCGGGCAGGAGGTCCCACACCCGTCATCGCCTCCGAATCGGTGTTAGGGCGAGGAACCCGTCTTCACCTGTAA
- a CDS encoding PHP domain-containing protein, which yields MRERRFQGGIDLHAHTTASDGDRSPTELVQLAKELGLAAVAVTDHDTVEGVEEALEAGQRYGIEVIPGIEISAVIDKGQCHLLGYFIDPASAQLRERLGVLRAARDARNRALVERLNQMGIPITLQAVAQEAQGELLARPHFAKVMVKLGVVSSVQEAFDRYLADGVLPGISKEKLPPEEAIALIHQAGGVAVLAHPNHLRRSPEAIEAQIRCYQAMGLDGIEARYSAHTPEDTARYLALAERLGLLTTGGSDFHGYSVKPQVHLGHVEGDRPAPYALLEPLRLCAEQHQTAC from the coding sequence GTGAGAGAGAGGCGCTTTCAAGGCGGGATCGATCTGCATGCCCATACAACGGCTTCCGACGGCGATCGGTCGCCAACGGAGCTGGTTCAATTGGCCAAAGAGTTGGGTTTGGCGGCCGTCGCGGTGACCGATCACGACACGGTAGAGGGAGTGGAAGAGGCGCTGGAGGCAGGCCAAAGATATGGTATTGAGGTTATCCCCGGCATTGAGATAAGTGCTGTGATAGATAAAGGGCAGTGCCACCTGCTAGGCTATTTTATAGACCCCGCCAGTGCCCAACTGCGAGAGCGACTGGGCGTGCTGCGAGCTGCGCGCGATGCCCGTAACCGCGCGCTTGTGGAGCGGTTGAACCAGATGGGCATTCCCATTACGCTGCAGGCTGTGGCTCAGGAAGCCCAGGGCGAGCTGTTGGCGCGTCCTCACTTCGCGAAGGTCATGGTAAAACTTGGGGTGGTGTCCAGCGTACAAGAGGCCTTTGATCGCTATTTGGCCGATGGGGTGTTGCCGGGCATCTCCAAAGAGAAGCTTCCTCCTGAAGAGGCCATCGCCCTCATTCACCAGGCTGGAGGGGTGGCCGTGCTGGCGCATCCCAACCATTTGAGGCGCAGCCCCGAAGCCATAGAAGCGCAGATCCGATGTTATCAGGCGATGGGTTTAGACGGAATCGAGGCGCGTTATAGCGCCCACACACCGGAAGATACGGCGCGCTATTTGGCGCTTGCCGAGCGGTTAGGGTTGCTCACCACGGGCGGCTCGGATTTTCACGGGTACTCGGTGAAGCCGCAGGTTCATCTCGGCCATGTGGAGGGCGATCGCCCTGCCCCCTATGCCCTGCTGGAGCCTCTTCGTCTTTGCGCAGAGCAGCACCAGACCGCGTGCTAG
- a CDS encoding peptidylprolyl isomerase encodes MRNRPILVLILLVVFALGLAAYSSRVHPGGDLPPEDQPDTTQLTPPAPSAQSSKLPIAQQEQLFSKYEPTAIHATLQVEGLAPIEIELYPKAAPKTVAHFVKLCKEGFYNGILFHRVIPNFVAQAGDPASKKIDGRKLRGLTDQQVAMKYLLGAGGSGQTVPFEGNDLTNLPGTIALALSAPRTDTGDSQFFINLVDNKQLDGDYCVFGRVVQGMDQVKKIQQGDRIQSIVIH; translated from the coding sequence ATGCGCAACCGACCGATCCTTGTGCTGATTCTGCTAGTAGTGTTTGCCTTAGGCCTGGCCGCCTATAGCTCGCGAGTGCACCCAGGAGGCGACCTGCCACCCGAAGACCAGCCCGATACTACCCAACTAACGCCTCCCGCCCCCTCGGCACAAAGCTCCAAGTTGCCCATTGCGCAGCAGGAGCAGCTCTTTAGCAAATACGAGCCCACCGCCATTCACGCCACGCTGCAGGTAGAAGGCCTGGCGCCTATCGAGATAGAGCTTTATCCGAAAGCAGCTCCCAAAACCGTGGCCCATTTCGTAAAGCTCTGCAAGGAGGGGTTCTACAACGGAATCCTCTTTCATCGAGTCATCCCCAACTTTGTGGCTCAGGCGGGCGATCCGGCCTCCAAAAAGATTGACGGCAGAAAACTGCGCGGCCTAACCGATCAACAGGTGGCTATGAAGTATCTCTTAGGCGCCGGTGGATCGGGGCAGACGGTCCCCTTTGAGGGGAACGATCTGACAAATCTACCCGGTACTATAGCCTTGGCGTTAAGCGCCCCTCGCACCGATACGGGCGACAGCCAGTTTTTCATCAATCTCGTGGATAATAAACAGTTGGACGGCGACTACTGCGTGTTTGGGCGGGTCGTTCAGGGAATGGATCAGGTGAAGAAAATCCAGCAGGGCGACCGCATCCAAAGCATCGTCATCCACTAA
- a CDS encoding peptidylprolyl isomerase — MNRLLVQKAIGAATLFLALSFRCPTPAFAADPEVALHFANKGTVVIELFPKQAPKTVAHILELVRKKFYNGIKVHRVEPGFVVQLGDPETKGLPPSQFATHAIGTHGSGTTVPLEAGLPNNKGTVGLARTQDPNSGDSQFYFNLSNNNFLDGKYCVFGKVVRGMNVVEHLQIGDTLLSAEILPQEKPHKTKPKTRLPNKK, encoded by the coding sequence GTGAACCGCTTGCTTGTCCAAAAGGCCATAGGAGCCGCGACCCTGTTCTTAGCCCTAAGTTTTCGATGCCCCACGCCAGCCTTTGCGGCCGACCCCGAAGTGGCCTTGCATTTTGCGAACAAAGGCACCGTGGTCATTGAGCTTTTTCCGAAACAGGCACCGAAAACGGTCGCCCATATTTTGGAGCTGGTGCGCAAAAAGTTTTACAACGGCATCAAAGTCCACCGCGTCGAGCCGGGCTTTGTGGTGCAGTTGGGCGATCCGGAAACCAAAGGGCTGCCTCCTAGCCAGTTTGCCACCCATGCCATAGGTACCCATGGCTCTGGCACCACCGTTCCTCTCGAGGCCGGCTTGCCCAACAATAAAGGCACCGTTGGGCTTGCCCGCACACAAGACCCCAACAGCGGCGATAGCCAGTTCTACTTCAATCTCAGCAACAACAACTTCCTCGACGGCAAGTACTGTGTGTTCGGCAAAGTGGTGCGCGGTATGAACGTGGTGGAGCACCTGCAGATAGGGGATACGCTTCTCTCCGCGGAGATTTTGCCTCAGGAGAAGCCGCATAAAACCAAGCCGAAAACGCGCCTGCCGAATAAGAAGTAG
- a CDS encoding superoxide dismutase encodes MPEFTLPPLPYPYNALEPYIDAQTMQIHYEKHHGGYVANLNAALKDYPSFFEKTPEEIISNLDAVPEAVRTAVRNNGGGHVNHTMFWEIMKPGGSKEPTGALAEAIRSTFGSFDALKQQINDAGLKRFGSGWAWLVLDSSGKLSVISTPNQDNPLMEGKKPILGVDVWEHAYYLKYQNRRADYLNAWWNVVNWDEVAKRYEAALKG; translated from the coding sequence ATGCCTGAATTTACCCTGCCACCTCTTCCCTATCCCTACAACGCGCTAGAGCCCTACATTGACGCCCAAACGATGCAGATACACTATGAGAAGCATCATGGAGGCTATGTGGCCAATCTCAACGCGGCTTTGAAGGACTATCCGAGTTTTTTCGAGAAGACCCCTGAAGAGATCATCTCCAATCTCGACGCGGTGCCCGAAGCGGTACGCACGGCCGTGCGCAACAACGGCGGCGGGCATGTGAACCACACGATGTTTTGGGAGATCATGAAGCCGGGCGGCAGCAAGGAGCCAACGGGGGCACTCGCCGAGGCCATTCGCTCGACTTTTGGCAGCTTCGATGCCCTAAAGCAACAGATCAACGATGCCGGCTTAAAACGCTTCGGCAGCGGCTGGGCCTGGTTGGTCCTCGACTCGTCCGGTAAGCTCTCCGTGATCTCCACACCCAACCAGGACAATCCCCTGATGGAGGGCAAAAAGCCTATTCTCGGCGTGGACGTTTGGGAGCACGCCTACTATCTGAAGTACCAAAACCGACGCGCCGACTATCTCAACGCCTGGTGGAACGTTGTGAACTGGGACGAGGTGGCCAAACGCTACGAGGCGGCTTTGAAAGGCTAG
- a CDS encoding choice-of-anchor tandem repeat GloVer-containing protein has translation MLSKIVKVLGLLSLTSIICLLCGCEVTLYKDSKGIYGVDPMTMTLFEIDAKNQFRVVHQFTQGEGKPLAVLRTDTSTFYGICQHQKRFILFRYRQGKLSYLQSFPSMSSEGFYPFKLVLTPDHRILYIIVPQRGAHNTFVLDACTIRGQCRVLHHFGRVQPSDLLLGHDGSLYGTAYDVSQTQEPAGGLLFQYNQNTGFRILHRFKAVEGWGPGNLILGADGSIYGVTDQKGRYGDGTLFRYDPRSRRFRVLYAFLKDDGAVFLYAASRYSLYGGSMGGVQGNGYLFSYDLKQDKMRILHRFTSGEGGIDTVVLGGDGNLYGTTDYGGKYKEGVLFQFNVARHRYRVLHVFNPSEGKGIKDTLIWSNARLYGTVDNSEEGDEWLYTLDIRPRVIRFLHHFSTNSGNTASKDITVGRAFEQVLLPCRNTIPA, from the coding sequence GTGCTATCAAAGATCGTTAAAGTGTTGGGTCTTCTCTCACTAACCAGTATTATCTGTCTCTTATGCGGATGTGAAGTAACCCTTTACAAAGACAGTAAGGGCATCTACGGCGTTGACCCAATGACCATGACGCTTTTTGAGATAGATGCAAAGAACCAATTTCGCGTAGTGCATCAGTTTACCCAAGGCGAAGGCAAACCTCTTGCCGTGCTTAGGACTGACACCTCAACGTTTTATGGGATATGTCAGCACCAAAAGAGATTTATCTTGTTTCGATATCGTCAGGGAAAGCTGTCCTATCTTCAAAGCTTCCCCAGTATGTCTTCAGAAGGGTTTTACCCATTTAAACTAGTCCTAACACCTGACCATCGAATTTTATACATTATCGTGCCGCAGCGAGGAGCCCATAATACGTTTGTGCTTGACGCATGTACCATACGAGGGCAATGTAGAGTTTTGCACCATTTTGGACGGGTTCAACCTTCTGATCTGCTATTAGGCCACGATGGTAGCCTGTATGGCACGGCCTATGACGTATCCCAAACGCAAGAACCAGCTGGTGGGCTTCTATTCCAGTATAACCAAAACACAGGGTTTCGGATACTCCACCGATTTAAGGCGGTAGAGGGTTGGGGACCTGGTAATTTAATCCTCGGAGCAGACGGTTCTATCTACGGTGTTACAGATCAAAAGGGGAGATATGGAGATGGAACGTTATTTAGGTATGACCCTCGGTCAAGACGTTTTAGAGTGTTGTATGCGTTCTTGAAAGATGATGGAGCGGTTTTTCTGTATGCTGCTAGTAGATACAGCCTTTATGGCGGAAGTATGGGAGGGGTTCAAGGGAACGGCTACTTATTTAGTTATGATCTCAAACAAGACAAAATGCGCATTTTGCACCGCTTTACTTCTGGCGAGGGTGGGATAGATACCGTAGTGCTTGGTGGTGATGGTAATTTATATGGGACAACCGATTATGGAGGGAAGTATAAAGAAGGTGTTCTTTTTCAATTCAATGTAGCCCGCCACCGTTATCGTGTGTTGCATGTTTTTAATCCATCCGAGGGAAAGGGCATAAAAGACACGCTGATCTGGTCAAACGCTAGACTTTATGGTACTGTCGATAACTCGGAAGAAGGGGATGAATGGTTGTACACCTTGGATATAAGGCCACGTGTGATACGTTTTCTACACCATTTTTCGACGAACTCAGGGAATACAGCAAGCAAGGATATAACGGTCGGAAGGGCTTTCGAACAGGTTCTGCTGCCTTGCAGGAACACCATACCTGCCTAG
- a CDS encoding DUF6968 family protein gives MTEETTPEKIASMDFVLRAKRGREKIPVTLCLGKPYKDEKSGWWECPYWIEPVWPPRQTRVGIGENAIEAIQHALYPLGLLICSSCRLYKVKLTKSDAATLYYQFPEAFESIFPEEAAEIKERQAEIERKSEERERHKAMRRGSLSEPLC, from the coding sequence GTGACCGAGGAGACAACTCCTGAGAAGATCGCCTCAATGGACTTCGTTCTTCGAGCAAAGAGGGGACGCGAAAAGATCCCCGTGACGTTGTGTTTAGGAAAGCCTTATAAAGATGAAAAGTCGGGCTGGTGGGAATGCCCGTATTGGATAGAGCCAGTATGGCCACCGCGCCAAACTCGAGTGGGAATAGGAGAAAATGCTATCGAGGCAATTCAGCATGCACTTTACCCTCTAGGTCTACTGATATGCTCTAGCTGCCGGCTTTACAAAGTAAAGCTAACGAAGTCGGATGCCGCTACGCTCTATTATCAGTTTCCTGAGGCATTCGAGAGCATATTTCCTGAGGAAGCTGCCGAGATAAAGGAGCGTCAAGCAGAGATAGAGAGAAAGAGTGAAGAGCGGGAGCGGCACAAAGCGATGAGGCGGGGTTCTCTTTCAGAGCCACTCTGTTGA